The following proteins are encoded in a genomic region of Pseudomonas sp. Os17:
- a CDS encoding hotdog fold thioesterase, which produces MSLWRTTPNIEQLNAAQKNTIGEVLDIRFESFDEESLSASMVIDHRTHQPYGLLHGGASVVLAETVGSMASYLCIDASKFYCVGLEINANHLRGLRSGRVTAVARAIHIGRTTHVWDIRLSSDEGKASCISRLTMAVVPLGQTPPAQ; this is translated from the coding sequence ATGAGCCTATGGCGTACCACTCCGAACATCGAGCAACTGAACGCGGCACAGAAGAACACCATCGGCGAAGTGCTGGATATTCGCTTCGAGTCGTTTGATGAGGAATCGCTGAGCGCAAGCATGGTCATCGACCATCGCACCCACCAGCCCTACGGGTTGCTGCATGGCGGGGCTTCGGTGGTGCTGGCGGAAACCGTCGGCTCCATGGCCAGCTACCTGTGTATCGATGCCAGCAAGTTCTATTGCGTGGGCCTGGAGATCAACGCCAATCACCTGCGCGGCTTGCGCAGCGGCCGGGTGACGGCGGTGGCCCGGGCCATTCATATCGGGCGCACCACCCATGTCTGGGATATCCGCCTGAGCAGCGATGAAGGCAAGGCCAGCTGTATTTCGCGCCTGACCATGGCCGTGGTGCCTCTGGGGCAAACGCCGCCGGCGCAATGA
- a CDS encoding DUF4389 domain-containing protein: MNDTNSEAKYESILLRVLWMLVFVMVWQVAQFLLGALVLVQLIYRLIYGAPNAGLMNFGDSLSQFLAQIGRFGSFHTEQKPWPFADWPTPRAPEGEAPHSVPPAPHPVRDEEPKL; the protein is encoded by the coding sequence ATGAACGATACGAATTCCGAAGCCAAATACGAATCCATCCTCCTGCGCGTGCTGTGGATGCTGGTGTTCGTGATGGTGTGGCAGGTGGCGCAGTTTCTTCTGGGCGCCCTGGTCCTGGTGCAACTGATCTATCGCCTGATCTACGGCGCGCCGAATGCCGGGCTGATGAACTTTGGCGACAGCCTGAGCCAGTTCCTGGCGCAGATTGGCCGGTTCGGCAGCTTCCACACCGAGCAGAAACCCTGGCCGTTCGCCGATTGGCCGACCCCGCGGGCCCCTGAAGGGGAGGCCCCCCACAGTGTGCCGCCGGCGCCCCACCCGGTGCGTGACGAGGAGCCCAAGCTGTGA
- a CDS encoding alpha/beta fold hydrolase, giving the protein MSQQVFFAHANGFPSGTYGKLFAALAPEFEVAHLQQHAHDPRFPVDDNWQSLVDELIHHLQQQAQPVWGVGHSLGGVLHLHAALRCPELYRGVVMLDSPVLTRADQWVIRAAKRFGFIDRLTPAGRTLGRREEFADVESARSYFARKTLFRAFDPDCLDAYLQHGLQQVGDRLRLRFDPATEISIYRGVPHTSPGSARQLKVPLAVVRGQQSRVVMRHHTSAVGRMPLGESLTMPGGHMFPLERPEATATLLKELFTRWEQRRSCA; this is encoded by the coding sequence ATGTCGCAACAGGTGTTTTTCGCTCACGCCAATGGGTTTCCCTCCGGCACGTACGGCAAGCTGTTTGCTGCCCTGGCGCCGGAGTTCGAGGTGGCTCATTTGCAGCAGCATGCCCACGACCCGCGCTTTCCGGTGGACGACAACTGGCAGAGTCTGGTGGATGAGCTGATCCACCACCTGCAACAGCAGGCGCAGCCGGTGTGGGGCGTGGGGCACTCGTTGGGGGGCGTGCTGCACCTGCACGCGGCCCTGCGCTGCCCGGAGCTGTATCGGGGGGTGGTGATGCTCGATTCGCCAGTGCTGACCCGGGCCGACCAGTGGGTGATCCGCGCCGCCAAGCGCTTTGGTTTCATCGACCGCCTGACTCCCGCCGGGCGAACCCTGGGGCGCCGCGAGGAGTTTGCCGATGTCGAATCGGCGCGCAGCTACTTTGCCCGCAAGACGCTGTTCCGAGCCTTCGACCCCGATTGCCTGGACGCGTACTTGCAGCATGGCCTGCAGCAGGTGGGTGACCGCTTGCGCCTGCGTTTCGATCCGGCGACCGAGATCAGCATCTATCGCGGCGTACCGCACACCAGCCCCGGCAGCGCTCGCCAGCTCAAGGTGCCCCTGGCCGTGGTGCGCGGCCAGCAGAGTCGGGTGGTGATGCGGCATCACACCAGTGCCGTGGGGCGTATGCCCCTGGGCGAGTCCCTGACCATGCCCGGCGGCCACATGTTTCCTCTTGAGCGGCCCGAAGCCACCGCCACCCTGCTCAAGGAACTCTTCACCCGCTGGGAACAGCGCCGGAGCTGTGCATGA
- the xopAW gene encoding XopAW family type III secretion system calcium-binding effector, translated as MIGSVSSNYSSYYSSSSSASSTSRGQQLQKDLFARLDSNGDGEVNQDELNNALSNKGDKGVLVSLSKNFSELDSDGNASLSSDEMAAMAPPAHHGQAPGTELADALLSALDSDGDGVINSDELSSGLSSAGSSADSKQLFSALDKNQDGNVSADELAASLTPPPPPPQQLSGEQLFGQLDSDGNGSISADELSSALQSGDKNSASNDSSSALLKILDSDSSGGISSDELKAALQAGRNQDSETQNPQANLTEALGKMIANLSKQYQLNPASSVGNSVNVAA; from the coding sequence ATGATAGGTAGCGTCAGCAGCAACTATTCGAGCTATTACAGCTCCAGCAGCAGTGCCTCCAGCACCAGCCGCGGCCAACAATTGCAGAAGGACCTGTTCGCCAGGCTCGATAGCAACGGCGACGGCGAGGTGAACCAGGACGAGCTGAACAACGCTCTGTCGAACAAGGGCGACAAGGGTGTCCTGGTCAGCCTGAGCAAGAACTTCAGCGAACTGGACAGCGATGGCAACGCCAGCCTGAGCAGCGATGAAATGGCCGCCATGGCGCCACCGGCGCATCACGGCCAGGCACCCGGCACCGAACTGGCGGACGCCCTGCTCAGCGCTCTGGACAGTGACGGCGACGGCGTCATCAACAGTGACGAACTGAGCAGCGGCTTGAGCAGCGCCGGTAGCAGCGCCGACAGCAAGCAGCTCTTCTCGGCCCTGGACAAGAATCAGGATGGCAACGTCAGTGCAGACGAACTGGCCGCCAGCCTGACGCCGCCTCCACCGCCCCCGCAACAGCTCTCCGGCGAGCAACTGTTCGGCCAGCTCGACAGCGACGGCAACGGCAGCATCAGTGCCGACGAACTGAGCAGCGCCCTGCAGTCCGGCGACAAGAACTCGGCCAGCAACGACAGCAGTTCGGCATTGCTGAAAATACTCGACAGCGACAGCAGCGGCGGCATCAGCAGCGATGAGCTCAAGGCTGCGCTGCAGGCCGGACGCAACCAGGACAGCGAGACTCAGAACCCGCAGGCCAACCTGACCGAAGCCCTGGGCAAGATGATCGCCAACCTCAGCAAGCAGTATCAGCTGAACCCTGCCAGCAGCGTCGGCAACAGCGTCAACGTCGCCGCCTGA
- a CDS encoding alpha/beta hydrolase, with protein MSQVVEEVRLNLPHIELAAHLFGPEDGLPVIALHGWLDNANSFARLAPKLKGLRIVALDMAGHGHSGHRPPGAGYALWDYVHDVLQVAEQLGWKRFALMGHSLGAIVSLVLAAALPERVSHLALIDGVIPPTASAAGAAERLGMALQAQLDLQDKRKPVYSTLERAIEARMKGLVAVSREAAELLALRGLMPVPGGYTWRSDSRLTLASPLRLTEEQAMSFVERVSCPTQLVVAADGMLVRHESLLQRLPFSREQLPGGHHLHLNDEAGATSVADCFNRFFAVP; from the coding sequence ATGAGCCAGGTCGTCGAGGAAGTTCGCCTGAACCTGCCCCACATCGAGCTGGCGGCCCATCTGTTCGGGCCCGAGGACGGCTTGCCGGTGATCGCCCTGCATGGTTGGCTGGACAACGCCAACAGCTTCGCCCGGCTGGCGCCCAAGCTCAAAGGCCTGCGCATCGTGGCCCTGGACATGGCCGGTCACGGGCATTCCGGGCACCGTCCGCCGGGCGCGGGTTATGCCCTGTGGGATTACGTCCATGACGTGCTGCAAGTGGCTGAACAGCTGGGCTGGAAGCGCTTTGCCCTGATGGGACATTCATTGGGAGCGATCGTGTCGCTGGTGCTGGCGGCGGCGCTGCCGGAGCGGGTCAGCCATCTGGCCCTGATCGACGGCGTGATTCCTCCGACCGCCAGCGCTGCAGGTGCCGCCGAGCGGCTGGGCATGGCCTTGCAGGCGCAACTGGACCTGCAGGACAAGCGCAAGCCGGTCTACAGCACGCTGGAGCGAGCCATCGAAGCGCGGATGAAGGGGCTGGTGGCGGTCAGTCGCGAGGCTGCCGAGCTGCTGGCCCTGCGTGGTCTGATGCCGGTGCCCGGTGGCTATACCTGGCGCAGCGACAGCCGCCTGACCCTGGCATCGCCGCTGCGTCTGACCGAGGAGCAGGCCATGTCCTTCGTCGAGCGGGTCAGTTGCCCGACGCAGCTGGTGGTGGCTGCCGACGGCATGCTGGTTCGGCACGAGTCCCTGCTGCAGCGTCTACCCTTTAGCCGGGAACAGCTGCCGGGCGGCCATCATCTGCACCTCAACGATGAGGCCGGCGCAACCTCTGTCGCAGACTGTTTCAATCGGTTTTTCGCCGTTCCTTGA
- a CDS encoding AMP-binding protein: MAAAFRLPLQVFYEREARHPQQCFLVQPSAGGQVQELSWFEVGQQARRAAQWLRERQLPPGSHIAIIGKNSAHWIISDLAIWMAGHVSVPLYPNLTADSVAQVLEHSESALVFIGKLDDWPGMAPGIRPGLPTVRLPLAPEGTFDCTWDDLQGCQPLADNPSPPAEQLATIIYTSGTTGLPKGVMHSFGNLGFAATHGTQLFGLGPGDRLLSYLPLCHVAERMFVEMAAIYTGQTVFFAESLDTFLADLRRARPTALFGVPRIWTKFQMGVYSKVPARRLDVLLSLPLIGKRVGHKVLAGLGLDALRVALSGAAPVPQALLHWYRRLGLDVLEVYGMTESCGYSHIGRSGEQVPGWIGRPCPGVEVRIDDAGEVQVRSGATMQGYYKDPQKTAETITEDGFLRTGDKGEQDAAGNLRLTGRLKEIFKTSKGKYVAPAPIENRLAVHAHIEQVCVVGDGLSAPLGLCVLSAAGLQAAAGSAREGLHSSLENLLAQVNGGLDKHERLHRLVVVKDNWAVENGFLTPTLKIKRNVIEATYGGSFQRWSERSEAVLWQD, translated from the coding sequence ATGGCTGCTGCTTTTCGTTTGCCGCTGCAAGTGTTCTACGAGCGCGAGGCTCGTCATCCCCAGCAATGTTTTCTGGTTCAGCCCAGCGCCGGAGGTCAGGTGCAGGAGCTGAGCTGGTTCGAGGTCGGCCAGCAGGCCCGTCGCGCCGCCCAATGGCTGCGGGAGCGCCAGTTGCCCCCCGGCAGTCATATCGCAATCATTGGCAAGAATTCCGCGCACTGGATCATCAGCGACCTGGCGATCTGGATGGCCGGGCATGTGTCGGTGCCGCTGTATCCCAACCTCACCGCCGATTCGGTGGCCCAGGTACTGGAGCATTCAGAGTCGGCCCTGGTGTTCATCGGCAAGCTCGATGACTGGCCGGGCATGGCCCCGGGGATCAGGCCCGGTCTGCCCACTGTGCGCCTGCCGCTGGCCCCTGAAGGCACTTTCGACTGCACCTGGGACGATCTGCAAGGCTGTCAGCCGTTGGCTGACAATCCAAGTCCACCGGCCGAGCAACTAGCCACCATCATCTACACCTCCGGTACCACGGGCCTGCCCAAGGGGGTGATGCACAGCTTCGGCAATCTGGGTTTTGCCGCCACTCACGGGACACAACTCTTCGGCCTGGGCCCGGGGGATCGACTGCTGTCCTATCTGCCGCTGTGTCATGTGGCCGAGCGCATGTTTGTCGAGATGGCGGCGATCTATACCGGGCAGACCGTGTTCTTCGCCGAGAGCCTCGATACCTTCCTGGCGGACCTGCGGCGGGCCCGGCCCACAGCCCTGTTCGGCGTGCCGCGAATCTGGACCAAGTTCCAGATGGGGGTCTACAGCAAGGTGCCGGCCAGGCGCCTGGACGTTCTCTTGAGCCTGCCGTTGATCGGCAAGCGCGTCGGTCACAAGGTGCTGGCCGGGCTTGGGCTGGACGCCTTGCGGGTGGCCTTGTCCGGGGCGGCGCCGGTGCCCCAGGCACTGTTGCACTGGTATCGGCGGTTGGGCCTGGACGTACTGGAGGTCTATGGCATGACCGAGAGTTGCGGTTATTCCCATATCGGCCGTTCCGGGGAGCAGGTGCCGGGCTGGATCGGTCGGCCCTGTCCCGGGGTTGAAGTGCGTATCGATGACGCGGGCGAGGTCCAGGTGCGCAGCGGGGCCACCATGCAGGGCTATTACAAGGACCCGCAGAAGACCGCCGAAACCATCACCGAGGACGGTTTTCTGCGCACCGGCGACAAGGGCGAACAGGACGCAGCCGGCAATCTGCGCCTGACCGGTCGGCTCAAGGAAATCTTCAAGACCAGCAAGGGCAAGTACGTGGCCCCGGCACCCATCGAGAATCGCCTGGCCGTGCATGCCCATATCGAGCAGGTGTGCGTGGTGGGGGACGGTCTGAGCGCTCCTCTGGGGTTGTGCGTGCTTTCGGCGGCGGGCTTGCAGGCCGCGGCAGGCAGCGCCCGGGAAGGGCTGCACAGCAGCCTGGAAAACCTGCTGGCCCAGGTCAATGGCGGCCTGGACAAGCATGAACGGCTGCATCGGCTGGTGGTGGTCAAGGACAACTGGGCCGTGGAGAACGGCTTTCTGACCCCGACCCTGAAGATCAAGCGCAATGTGATCGAGGCCACCTATGGCGGCAGTTTTCAACGCTGGAGCGAGCGCAGCGAAGCCGTGCTGTGGCAGGATTGA
- a CDS encoding glutathione S-transferase family protein, translated as MIDLYTAATPNGHKVSILLEELGLPYTVHALSFDKREQKAPAFLKINPNGRIPAIVDRDNGDFPVFESGAILVYLAERSGQLLPSDTKGRSIVMQWLMFQMGGIGPMQGQANVFFRYFPEKLQGAIDRYQHETRRLYEVLDTRLQQVEYLAGDYSIADIATFPWVRGHEWSGVSVQGLPALQRWMAALEARPAVQRGLQVPQRSDDASVVKGAQAMLIR; from the coding sequence ATGATAGATCTGTACACCGCTGCGACCCCCAATGGCCACAAGGTTTCCATCCTGCTTGAAGAGCTCGGATTGCCCTACACGGTGCATGCCCTGAGTTTCGACAAGCGCGAGCAAAAGGCGCCGGCGTTTCTGAAGATCAATCCCAATGGGCGTATTCCGGCCATCGTCGACCGAGACAATGGCGATTTTCCCGTATTCGAATCCGGCGCGATCCTGGTGTATCTGGCCGAGCGCAGCGGCCAACTGCTGCCCAGCGATACCAAGGGCCGCTCGATCGTCATGCAGTGGCTGATGTTCCAGATGGGCGGCATCGGGCCCATGCAGGGCCAGGCCAACGTGTTCTTCCGCTATTTTCCGGAAAAGCTCCAGGGCGCCATCGATCGCTATCAGCATGAAACCCGGCGCCTGTATGAAGTCCTCGACACCCGCCTGCAACAGGTCGAGTACCTGGCCGGGGACTACAGCATTGCCGACATCGCCACCTTCCCCTGGGTGCGCGGTCATGAGTGGTCCGGTGTTTCGGTACAGGGCTTGCCGGCCCTGCAACGCTGGATGGCGGCCCTGGAGGCCCGGCCTGCGGTCCAGCGTGGCTTGCAGGTTCCGCAACGCAGTGACGACGCCAGCGTCGTCAAGGGCGCCCAGGCCATGCTTATCCGATGA
- a CDS encoding AI-2E family transporter — MPNNDRLLVQILLLVLFGASFWVMAPFWSALFWGAVLAFASWPLMRLLTRWLNGRESLAAALLTLGWMVLVAAPLVWLGLNLADHVRDATAFIKDVQVDGLPEAPAWLGSLPLVGERLVGLWNSIDQQGAALMLAVKPYLGQVGNWLLARSAQIGGGILELTLSIVFVFFFYRDGPRLALFVHKLLERLIGDRAGYYIDLVAGTVQRVVNGVIGTAAAQGLLALIGFLIAGVPGALVLGIVTFLLSLIPMGPPLVWIPATAWLAWKGEYGMAVFLGIWGTFIISGVDNVLKPYLISRGGNLPLVIVLLGVFGGLIAFGFIGLFIGPTLLAVAYSLLLDWSASQARTQEPR, encoded by the coding sequence ATGCCCAATAACGATCGCCTGCTGGTGCAGATTCTGCTCCTGGTGTTGTTCGGTGCCAGCTTCTGGGTGATGGCGCCTTTCTGGTCGGCGCTGTTCTGGGGCGCGGTGCTGGCCTTTGCCAGCTGGCCGCTGATGCGTTTGCTGACCCGCTGGCTCAATGGCCGCGAGTCCCTGGCGGCGGCCCTGTTGACCCTGGGCTGGATGGTTCTGGTGGCGGCGCCGCTGGTCTGGCTCGGGCTCAACCTGGCGGATCACGTGCGCGATGCCACGGCCTTTATCAAGGATGTGCAGGTGGACGGCCTGCCCGAGGCTCCCGCCTGGCTGGGCAGCCTGCCTTTGGTAGGGGAGCGTCTGGTCGGGCTGTGGAACAGCATCGATCAACAGGGCGCGGCGCTGATGCTGGCCGTCAAGCCGTATCTGGGGCAGGTGGGCAACTGGCTGCTGGCCCGCAGTGCACAGATCGGCGGCGGTATTCTCGAACTGACCCTGAGCATCGTCTTCGTGTTTTTCTTCTACCGTGACGGTCCGCGCCTGGCATTGTTCGTACACAAGCTGCTGGAGCGGTTGATCGGCGATCGGGCCGGCTACTACATCGATCTGGTCGCCGGCACCGTGCAACGGGTGGTCAACGGGGTGATCGGCACCGCTGCGGCCCAGGGCCTGCTGGCGCTGATCGGCTTTCTGATTGCCGGGGTGCCAGGGGCGCTGGTGCTGGGGATCGTCACCTTCCTGCTCAGCCTGATTCCCATGGGGCCGCCCCTGGTGTGGATTCCGGCCACGGCCTGGCTGGCCTGGAAGGGCGAATACGGCATGGCGGTGTTTCTGGGGATCTGGGGCACTTTCATCATCAGCGGCGTCGACAACGTGCTCAAACCCTACCTGATCAGTCGCGGTGGCAACCTGCCCCTGGTGATTGTGCTGCTCGGGGTGTTCGGCGGCCTGATCGCCTTCGGCTTTATCGGTCTGTTTATCGGTCCGACCCTGCTGGCGGTGGCCTACAGCCTGCTGCTGGACTGGAGCGCCAGTCAGGCCCGGACCCAGGAGCCGCGCTGA
- a CDS encoding DUF4892 domain-containing protein: MRSLSVLGLSFLSTLALAADLPGSHDLPLVPRLTDAQIVDYRPQVEQERVYPLGSIRRISGQLRFDGQVNARGKLTAITYQLPAERTSNEAFTLAREALQKQGAELLFWCQARDCGESSLWANEVFGNAKLFGADEQQAYLLLRLAAPQDNSLVALYSITRGNRRAYLHVEQFDASAALGDLLPTSATLLRQLKDTGKLDLPKLTDPQPAWLNLLSRGLNLDTTLRVSLSGQQAEAWRQALIGQGVLATRMETGDSQAAGLHFELLR, translated from the coding sequence ATGCGTTCACTCAGTGTTCTGGGCTTGTCCTTCCTTAGCACCCTGGCCCTTGCCGCCGATCTGCCCGGCAGCCATGACCTGCCCCTGGTGCCCCGTCTGACCGATGCACAAATCGTCGACTACCGTCCGCAAGTGGAGCAGGAGCGTGTCTACCCGTTGGGCTCGATCCGCAGAATCAGCGGCCAACTGCGCTTTGACGGTCAGGTCAATGCCCGGGGCAAGCTCACGGCCATCACCTACCAATTGCCCGCCGAACGCACTTCCAACGAAGCCTTCACCCTGGCTCGCGAAGCCCTGCAGAAACAGGGGGCAGAGCTGCTGTTCTGGTGCCAGGCCCGGGATTGTGGCGAGAGCAGCCTGTGGGCCAATGAGGTCTTCGGCAACGCCAAGTTGTTTGGCGCCGACGAGCAGCAAGCCTATTTGCTGTTGCGCCTGGCGGCGCCCCAGGACAACTCCCTGGTGGCCCTGTACAGCATTACCCGGGGTAACCGCCGGGCCTACCTGCACGTGGAGCAGTTCGACGCCAGCGCTGCCCTGGGCGACTTGCTGCCCACTTCGGCGACCCTGCTGCGGCAACTGAAGGACACGGGCAAGCTGGACCTGCCCAAGCTGACCGATCCCCAGCCCGCCTGGCTCAACCTGCTTTCCCGCGGGCTGAACCTGGACACCACGCTGCGGGTCAGCCTGTCCGGCCAGCAGGCCGAGGCCTGGCGCCAGGCCCTGATTGGCCAGGGCGTGCTGGCGACGCGCATGGAAACCGGCGACTCCCAAGCCGCCGGGCTGCACTTCGAACTGCTGCGTTAA
- the sixA gene encoding phosphohistidine phosphatase SixA, translating into MKLWVLRHGQAESHAASDDQRNLTAHGRQEVLGSAAQLIGQPISAIIASPYVRAQQTAQLVRQALGFEGEILTVPWLTPEANPLQVLEHLDSADNLLLVSHQPLVGNLIGLLQHGHLRDPQPMNTASLAELEGDWPLAGLMTLNSVKHP; encoded by the coding sequence GTGAAGTTGTGGGTACTGCGTCACGGCCAGGCCGAATCCCATGCGGCCAGCGATGACCAGCGCAACCTTACGGCCCACGGCCGCCAGGAAGTGCTGGGCAGCGCCGCGCAGCTGATTGGCCAGCCCATCAGTGCGATCATCGCCAGCCCCTATGTGCGGGCCCAGCAAACGGCGCAACTGGTGCGTCAGGCCCTGGGCTTCGAGGGCGAGATCCTCACCGTGCCCTGGTTGACCCCGGAGGCCAACCCATTGCAGGTGCTGGAGCATCTGGACAGTGCGGACAACCTGCTGCTGGTCAGCCACCAACCCTTGGTCGGCAACCTGATCGGCCTGTTGCAGCACGGTCATCTGCGTGATCCCCAGCCCATGAATACCGCCAGCCTGGCGGAGCTGGAAGGCGACTGGCCGCTGGCGGGGCTGATGACCCTCAATAGCGTCAAGCACCCCTAG